In the genome of Raphanus sativus cultivar WK10039 chromosome 4, ASM80110v3, whole genome shotgun sequence, one region contains:
- the LOC108852446 gene encoding uncharacterized protein LOC108852446, giving the protein MKKAKAWIKQITSAFKTRLLMLSLVKDKKLGFRSISNKIHNLLGHADQGQDTDHDQDESKAIILYNNGVSTVANHESYDVQEEGNEKYPDMTHKLFEGEEDFEELDECQGSSVIDMVRSSKEEEGASFKLEDEIDHVADLFISRFHKQMKLQKLLSFKRYQEMLARGT; this is encoded by the coding sequence ATGAAGAAAGCCAAGGCATGGATCAAACAGATCACGAGTGCCTTCAAAACAAGACTCCTCATGTTGTCCCTCGTGAAAGACAAGAAGCTCGGTTTCCGTTCTATTTCCAACAAGATCCACAACCTCCTAGGTCATGCAGATCAAGGCCAAGACACCGACCACGACCAAGACGAGAGCAAGGCTATAATCCTATACAATAATGGGGTATCCACAGTGGCTAACCATGAGAGTTACGACGTACAAGAGGAGGGAAACGAAAAGTatcctgatatgactcacaagTTGTTCGAAGGAGAAGAGGATTTTGAGGAGTTGGATGAATGTCAAGGAAGTTCTGTGATAGATATGGTGAGGAGCtcgaaggaagaagaaggagcGAGTTTCAAGCTAGAAGATGAGATCGACCATGTCGCAGATCTCTTCATTTCAAGATTTCATAAGCAGATGAAGCTTCAAAAACTCTTGTCATTCAAGAGGTATCAGGAAATGCTAGCCAGAGGCACTTAA
- the LOC108854525 gene encoding respiratory burst oxidase homolog protein D yields MRRGNSGTDHELGILRGAHSDTNSDNESIASDRSAFSGPLGRPKRASKKNARFAADLPKRSTSLSDGGGGGRGGEDDEYVEITLDIRDDSVAVHSVQQASPGGGAHEDPELTLLTKKTLESNLNNSASLSFFRSTSSRIKNASRELRRVFSRRSAPPARRFDRTSSAAVHALKGLKFIATKTAAWPAVEQRFDKLSLDSNGLLLSSKFWECLGMNKESKDFADQLFRALARRNNISGDAITKDQLRLFWEQISDESFDAKLQVFFDMVDKDEDGRVTEEEVAEIISLSASANKLSTIQKQAKEYAALIMEELDPDNAGYIMIENLEMLLLQAPNQSVRMGDSRILSQMISQKLKPAKETKPLVRWSEKIKYFVLDNWQRLWIMMLWLGICGGLFAYKFIQYRNKAAYGVMGYCVCVAKGGAETLKFNMALILLPVCRNTITWLRNKTKLGVVVPFDDNLNFHKVIASGIVVGGLLHVVAHLACDFPRLLAADEDTYEPMIPYFGEQPESYWWFVKGVEGVTGIIMVVLMAIAFTLATPWFRRNKLNLPNFLKKLTGFNAFWYSHHLFIIVYALLIVHGIKLYLTKIWYQKTTWMYLAVPMLLYASERLLRALRSSIKPVKIIKVAVYPGNVLSLHVTKPQGFKYKSGQYMFVNCRAVSPFEWHPFSITSAPGDDYLSVHIRTLGDWTRKLRTVFSEVCKPPTAGKSGLLRAEGGDSVAFPKVLIDGPYGAPAQDYKKYDVVLLVGLGIGATPMISIVKDIINNMKTDARDSDIENNNSNGNSKGFRTRKAYFYWVTREQGSFEWFKGIMDEVSELDEEGIIELHNYCTSVYEDGDARVALIAMLQSLQHAKNGVDVVSGTRVKSHFAKPNWRQVYKRIAVQHPGKRIGVFYCGAPGLTKELKNLALDFSRKTTTKFDFHKENF; encoded by the exons ATGAGACGAGGGAATTCAGGAACCGACCATGAACTTGGGATTCTACGAGGAGCTCACTCAGACACCAACTCCGACAACGAAAGCATAGCCAGCGACCGGTCCGCCTTCAGTGGTCCTCTCGGCCGTCCCAAACGCGCGTCCAAGAAAAACGCAAGATTCGCTGCGGATCTTCCCAAGAGAAGCACCAGCCTCAGCGACGGCGGTGGTGGCGGCCGTGGTGGTGAAGACGATGAGTACGTGGAGATCACGCTAGACATCAGGGACGACTCGGTGGCTGTCCACAGCGTCCAGCAAGCAAGTCCCGGAGGAGGAGCTCATGAGGATCCAGAGCTGACACTCCTCACCAAGAAGACGCTTGAAAGCAACCTCAACAACTCCGCCTCACTTTCCTTCTTCCGTAGCACTTCCTCGCGCATCAAGAACGCCTCACGCGAGCTCCGCCGCGTGTTCTCAAGACGGTCTGCCCCTCCTGCGCGGCGGTTTGACCGCACGAGCTCCGCCGCCGTTCACGCTCTTAAAGGTCTAAAGTTCATCGCTACCAAGACCGCGGCGTGGCCAGCCGTCGAGCAACGGTTCGATAAACTCTCTCTTGACTCCAACGGTCTCTTACTATCTTCCAAGTTTTGGGAATGCTTAG GAATGAACAAGGAATCAAAAGACTTCGCGGACCAGCTCTTTCGGGCACTAGCTCGCCGTAATAACATCTCTGGCGATGCAATCACCAAGGATCAGCTCAGACTCTTCTGGGAACAGATCTCAGATGAAAGCTTTGATGCCAAACTCCAAGTCTTCTTTGACAT GGTGGACAAAGATGAAGATGGACGAGTAACAGAAGAAGAGGTCGCTGAG ATTATTAGTCTTAGTGCTTCAGCCAACAAGCTGTCGACTATTCAAAAGCAGGCCAAAGAATATGCAGCGCTGATAATGGAAGAGCTGGACCCGGACAATGCTGGTTACATCATG ATCGAAAACTTGGAAATGCTACTGTTACAAGCACCAAACCAGTCGGTAAGGATGGGAGACAGTAGGATACTAAGCCAAATGATAAGTCAGAAGCTGAAACCGGCTAAGGAGACAAAGCCTCTGGTGAGATGGTCGGAGAAAATCAAGTATTTCGTACTTGACAACTGGCAGAGACTATGGATCATGATGCTATGGCTTGGCATCTGCGGCGGCCTATTCGCCTACAAATTCATTCAATACCGGAACAAAGCGGCCTATGGCGTGATGGGTTATTGTGTTTGTGTCGCCAAAGGAGGCGCAGAGACTCTCAAGTTCAACATGGCTCTCATATTGCTACCTGTTTGTCGCAACACAATCACTTGGCTAAGGAACAAGACTAAGCTAGGTGTTGTCGTGCCGTTCGATGATAATCTCAACTTCCACAAGGTTATAGCAAGCGGGATTGTGGTCGGGGGTTTGCTCCATGTAGTTGCGCATTTAGCTTGTGATTTCCCGCGTTTACTTGCCGCGGATGAGGATACTTATGAGCCAATGATTCCTTACTTTGGAGAGCAACCGGAGAGCTATTGGTGGTTCGTGAAGGGAGTGGAAGGTGTGACTGGTATTATAATGGTGGTGCTAATGGCTATAGCCTTTACACTCGCTACGCCTTGGTTCCGTCGTAACAAGCTTAACTTACCTAACTTCCTCAAGAAGCTAACCGGTTTCAATGCCTTTTGGTACTCTCACCATTTGTTCATCATTGTTTATGCTCTTCTCATTGTTCATGGTATCAAGCTCTACCTCACAAAGATTTGGTATCAGAAAACG ACATGGATGTATTTAGCTGTACCAATGCTTCTGTATGCGTCAGAGAGGCTCCTCCGTGCTTTAAGATCAAGCATCAAACCGGTTAAGATTATCAag GTGGCTGTTTATCCGGGGAACGTGTTGTCACTACACGTGACGAAGCCACAAGGATTCAAATACAAAAGTGGACAGTACATGTTCGTGAACTGTAGAGCCGTGTCTCCCTTCGAGTGGCATCCTTTCTCCATCACATCTGCTCCAGGAGACGACTACCTAAGCGTACACATCCGCACTCTTGGTGACTGGACTCGCAAGCTCAGAACCGTCTTCTCTGAAGTATGCAAACCTCCAACCGCTGGTAAAAGCGGTCTGCTCAGAGCAGAAGGAGGAGACTCCGTCGCGTTCCCAAAGGTTCTTATCGACGGTCCCTATGGTGCTCCCGCACAAGACTACAAGAAGTACGACGTGGTACTCCTAGTAGGTCTTGGCATCGGAGCCACGCCTATGATCAGCATCGTCAAGGACATCATCAACAACATGAAAACTGATGCCCGCGACAGCGACATCGAGAACAACAATAGTAATGGGAATAGTAAAGGGTTTAGGACGAGGAAAGCTTATTTCTACTGGGTTACAAGAGAGCAAGGATCGTTCGAGTGGTTTAAGGGAATAATGGACGAGGTTTCTGAGCTGGACGAGGAAGGTATCATCGAGCTCCATAATTATTGCACGAGCGTGTACGAGGATGGTGACGCTAGGGTTGCTCTTATTGCCATGCTTCAGTCGTTGCAACACGCTAAGAACGGTGTTGATGTCGTATCCGGGACACGTGTCAAGTCCCATTTCGCTAAACCTAACTGGAGACAAGTCTACAAGAGGATCGCAGTTCAGCATCCCGGCAAACGAATCG GAGTCTTCTATTGTGGGGCACCAGGATTGACAAAGGAACTAAAAAATCTGGCTTTGGATTTCTCTCGCAAGACAACCACCAAGTTTGACTTCCACAAAGAGAACTTCTAA
- the LOC108852112 gene encoding uncharacterized protein LOC108852112, whose translation MRTKLAMYEPIKNTDDSVHQWREKKDIESASSLQISCHRPSLPPDKERLVSLDVFRGLTVALMILVDDVGGIFPAINHSPWDGVTLADFVMPFFLFIVGVSLAFAYKNLSCTYTATRKALLRSFKLLLLGLFLQGGFIHGLNNLTYGIDVEKIRLMGILQRIAIAYLVAALCEIWFKGNHSVTSELSMIKRYKFQWAVAFVITTTYMSLLYGLYVPDWEYQISTQDQGSTTSTTFLVKCEVRGNTGPGCNAVGMLDRMLLGIHHLYKKPVYARTKQCSIYSPRSGPLPPDAPSWCQAPFDPEGLLSTLMATVTCLVGLHYGHIIVHFKDHKKRLNQWILCSFCLLMLGLGLDLFGMHLNKPLYTLSYVCVTAGASGFLFSAIYLMVDVYGYKRASLVLQWMGIHALSIYILIACNLVFLIIHGFYWKKPINNLLHLTGIGK comes from the exons ATGCGGACGAAACTGGCAATGTACGAACCAATTAAAAACACAGACGATAGTGTTCATCAATGGCGTGAGAAGAAAGACATTGAGTCCGCTTCCTCTCTCCAGATATCTTGTCACCGTCCTTCTCTCCCTCCAGACAAGGAACGATTAGTTTCTCTCGACGTCTTCCGTGGCCTCACCGTCGCC TTGATGATACTTGTGGATGATGTTGGAGGGATATTCCCAGCTATTAATCATTCACCTTGGGACGGTGTAACGCTTGCTGATTTCGTCATgccttttttccttttcattgTTGGTGTCTCTCTTGCCTTTGCTTATAAG AACTTGTCATGCACGTATACTGCAACTAGAAAGGCCTTGCTTCGATCCTTTAAACTCCTCTTACTTGGTCTTTTTCTCCAAG GAGGATTCATTCATGGCCTCAACAACTTGACTTATGGAATAGATGTAGAGAAAATTAGACTCATGGGCATATTACag AGAATAGCTATAGCATATTTAGTTGCTGCACTCTGCGAGATTTGGTTTAAAGGAAACCATAGTGTCACCTCAGAGCTATCTATGATCAAGAGATACAAATTTCAGTG GGCGGTAGCATTTGTTATTACAACAACATATATGTCCTTGTTATACGGCTTATACGTGCCAGACTGGGAATATCAGATTTCAACACAAGACCAAGGATCAACAACATCGACAACATTCTTG GTGAAATGTGAGGTAAGAGGAAACACTGGACCAGGCTGTAACGCGGTTGGAATGCTTGACCGAATGTTACTAGGGATACATCATCTATACAAGAAACCTGTATATGCTCGGACCAAG CAATGCAGTATATATTCACCACGCAGTGGGCCATTACCTCCAGATGCTCCTTCTTGGTGTCAAGCGCCTTTTGATCCCGAAGGTCTTCTCAG TACGTTGATGGCCACAGTTACATGCCTAGTGGGTTTGCATTACGGCCATATTATCGTCCACTTCAAG GACCACAAAAAGCGTCTGAACCAGTGGATTTTATGTTCTTTTTGTCTTCTGATGTTAGGCCTCGGACTTGACCTTTTTG GAATGCATCTAAACAAACCTCTATACACATTAAGTTACGTGTGTGTCACGGCAGGAGCTTCTGGATTTCTGTTCTCCGCTATATACCTAatg GTTGATGTTTATGGATACAAACGAGCAAGTCTTGTGTTACAGTGGATGGGAATACACGCCTTATCGATCTACATTCTCATTGCCTGCAATCTTGTCTTTCTAATCATTCATGGGTTCTACTGGAAGAAACCCATTAACAATCTC CTTCATTTAACTGGAATTGGAAAGTGA
- the LOC108854610 gene encoding NADH dehydrogenase [ubiquinone] 1 alpha subcomplex subunit 2, with amino-acid sequence MAWRGNIAKSLKELRILLCQSSPASASTRTFVEKNYKDLKSLNPKFPFLIRECSGIQPQMWARYDMGVERCVNLDGMSESQILKSLQDLVKAGGATKA; translated from the exons atGGCGTGGAGAGGAAACATAGCGAAGTCTCTGAAAGAGCTCAGGATTCTCCTCTGTCAATCTTCCCCAGCTAGCGCTTCCACCAG GACGTTCGTAGAGAAGAATTACAAAGATTTGAAGTCACTGAACCCTAAATTCCCTTTCCTGATCCGCGAATGCAGTGGGATCCAGCCTCAGATGTGGGCCAGATATG ATATGGGTGTGGAGAGGTGTGTCAACTTGGATGGTATGAGCGAGTCACAGATTCTCAAGTCTCTTCAAGACCTTGTCAAAGCCGGAGGAGCTACAAAGGCCTAA
- the LOC108854609 gene encoding eukaryotic peptide chain release factor subunit 1-1 translates to MGDNHGDDKNIEIWKIKKLIKSLEAARGNGTSMISLIMPPRDQVSRVTKMLGDEYGTASNIKSRVNRQSVLGAITSAQQRLKLYNRVPPNGLVLYTGTIVNDEGKEKKVTIDFEPFKPINNTLYLCDNKFHTEALNELLESDDKFGFIVMDGNGTLFGTLSGNTREVLHKFSVDLPKKHGRGGQSALRFARLRMEKRHNYVRKTAELATQYYINPATSQPNVSGLILAGSADFKTELSQSDMFDPRLAAKILNVVDVSYGGENGFNQAIELSSEILANVKFIQEKRLIGKYFEEISQDTGKYVFGVEDTLNALDSGAVETLIVWENLDINRYVLKNSATGETVIKHLNKEQEANTENFKADNSDLDVEDKMSLLEWLANEYKRFGCALEFVTNKSQEGSQFCRGFGGIGGILRYQLDMTAFDEDLDVYDDDESE, encoded by the coding sequence ATGGGAGACAATCATGGTGACGACAAGAACATTGAGATATGGAAGATTAAGAAGCTCATCAAGTCCCTTGAAGCTGCCAGGGGTAATGGAACCAGCATGATCTCGCTCATCATGCCTCCACGTGATCAGGTCTCTCGTGTCACAAAGATGTTGGGCGATGAGTATGGAACGGCTTCCAACATCAAGAGCAGAGTCAATCGCCAGTCTGTTTTGGGTGCCATCACTTCTGCGCAGCAAAGGCTGAAACTTTACAACCGGGTCCCTCCCAATGGTCTAGTTCTCTACACTGGAACCATTGTCAACGACGAAGGCAAGGAGAAGAAGGTGACCATTGACTTTGAGCCTTTCAAGCCCATTAACAACACACTCTACCTCTGCGACAACAAGTTCCACACCGAAGCTCTGAACGAGTTGCTGGAGTCTGATGACAAGTTTGGTTTCATTGTGATGGACGGGAACGGGACTCTCTTTGGAACCCTGAGCGGTAACACTCGCGAGGTGCTTCACAAGTTCTCTGTTGATCTTCCGAAGAAGCACGGGAGAGGAGGGCAGTCTGCGCTTCGGTTTGCACGTCTGCGTATGGAGAAGCGTCACAACTACGTGAGGAAAACGGCTGAGCTCGCCACGCAGTACTACATCAACCCCGCGACGAGTCAGCCTAATGTGTCTGGTCTGATACTCGCCGGTTCTGCTGATTTCAAGACTGAGCTGAGCCAATCTGACATGTTCGATCCCCGGCTTGCTGCAAAGATACTTAACGTGGTGGACGTATCATACGGAGGAGAAAACGGTTTCAACCAGGCCATCGAGCTCTCGTCTGAGATCCTTGCGAACGTGAAGTTCATCCAGGAGAAGCGTTTGATAGGGAAGTACTTTGAGGAGATTAGTCAGGACACGGGGAAGTATGTGTTTGGTGTGGAGGATACTTTGAACGCTTTGGATTCAGGTGCTGTTGAGACGCTGATCGTATGGGAGAACCTTGACATCAACAGATACGTGTTGAAGAACAGTGCCACTGGTGAAACTGTGATAAAGCACCTGAACAAGGAACAGGAAGCCAACACTGAGAACTTCAAAGCAGACAATAGCGACTTGGACGTGGAGGATAAGATGTCGCTGCTTGAGTGGCTGGCTAACGAGTACAAGCGTTTTGGGTGTGCGCTGGAGTTTGTGACGAACAAGTCGCAGGAAGGGTCTCAGTTTTGCAGAGGGTTTGGAGGAATAGGAGGGATACTTCGTTACCAGCTTGACATGACTGCTTTTGATGAGGATTTGGAtgtttatgatgatgatgaatcagaATAG
- the LOC108855307 gene encoding DNA repair RAD52-like protein 2, chloroplastic, producing MALQIQTSTTIFKTPTPSTAADALTGKFFPGTVAVRREMLTVWRGVRCSSGGIGGDAGKKKTVPNSNYVVPLDKFSSSSSITRPLIEILRDLNKKIPDNIVKSHDPGSSAASSGFIPWFHANRMLSFYAPGWCGEVRDVIFSENGNVTVVYRLTIRGSDGEAHRESTGTLTITDDHIEDPVAAAEEIAFCRACARFGLGLYLYHEE from the exons ATGGCTTTGCAAATACAGACCTCAACGACGATCTTCAAAACCCCCACGCCATCTACTGCCGCCGATGCGCTCACCGGAAAGTTCTTTCCAGGAACCGTCGCGGTTCGCCGGGAAATGTTAACGGTGTGGAGAGGAGTCAGATGCAGCAGCGGTGGAATTGGTGGAGACGCCGGGAAGAAAAAGACTGTTCCTAACTCGAACTATGTAGTGCCTTTGGACAagttctcctcctcttcttccatCACTCGTCCTCTGATTGAGATACTTCGAGATCTCAACAAGAAGATCCCTGATAACATCGTCAAGAGCCATGATCCTGGATCCAGTGCAGCTTCCTCTGGTTTCATCCCTTG GTTTCATGCAAACCGGATGCTCAGCTTCTACGCACCTG GTTGGTGTGGGGAGGTTCGTGACGTCATTTTCTCAGAGAATGGTAATGTCACTGTTGTTTATCGTCTTACCATTCGTGGCTCTGATGGTGAG GCACACCGAGAATCGACTGGGACATTAACAATCACTGATGATCACATCGAGGATCCGGTTGCTGCAGCTGAGGAAATAGCATTTTGCAGAGCTTGTGCTCGATTTGGTCTCGGCTTGTATCTCTATCACGAAGAGTAG
- the LOC108855306 gene encoding uncharacterized protein LOC108855306 translates to MATCGLWTPRSFSPRRRLCNFSSSRRSPFSVIRLDRERVSRRVSCSYNNQENDRDHRPQSSGIQVYGEIERLLTETVKQSQSSSAGSADWSEVEGAWVLKPRNSNPKMVAHFIGGIFVGAAPQLTYRLFLERLAEKDVLVIATPYASGFDHFAIADEVQFKFDRCCRSLHESVQDLPSFGIGHSLGSLIHLLIGSRYAVQRNGNVFMAFNNKEASLAIPLFSPVLVPMAQSLGPLLSQVATSPTVRLGAEMTRKQLETLSPPIMKQILPLVEQLPPLYMDLVKGREDFIPKPEETRRLIRSYYGISRNLLIKFEDDSIDETSILAQVLGVESSISSKLDMSIRTLPGDHGLPLQQALPDVPPAMADAVNRGSEFLANMAVGTPWESVAKEVGGTLGMDSKILSAYTSKDLAQLVDAITSWMASNMGPKLLR, encoded by the exons ATGGCTACGTGTGGCCTCTGGACGCCGCGGTCTTTTTCTCCCCGCCGGAGACTCTGTAACTTCTCATCCAGTCGCCGCTCTCCCTTCTCAGTGATCAGACTCGACAGAGAGCGCGTCTCGCGGAGAGTCTCCTGTAGCTACAACAACCAGGAGAACGATAGGGATCATCGTCCTCAATCTTCCGGAATCCAAGTCTACGGCGAGATCGAGAG GTTGCTAACGGAGACTGTGAAGCAATCTCAAAGTAGCTCCGCTGGATCCGCTGACTGGTCAGAAGTAGAG GGAGCTTGGGTGCTCAAACCTAGAAACTCGAATCCAAAGATGGTTGCTCATTTCATTGGAGGGATCTTCGTTGGTGCAGCACCTCAGCTTACTTATCGATTGTTTCTTGAGAGATTAGCTGAGAA GGATGTGTTGGTTATTGCCACACCGTATGCTAGTGGTTTTGACCACTTTGCTATTGCGGATGAAGTACAGTTTAAGTTTGATAGATGCTGCCGATCTCTACATGAATCA GTGCAGGATCTTCCATCTTTTGGTATCGGTCATTCACTGGGATCCCTCATTCACCTTCTCATTG GATCACGGTATGCTGTTCAGCGAAATGGGAATGTATTTATGGCATTCAACAACAAG GAAGCGAGCTTAGCTATTCCTTTGTTCTCCCCAGTTCTAGTCCCGATGGCTCAGAGCCTTGGACCACTGTTATCACAGGTAGCAACATCCCCGACAGTCCGCCTTGGG GCAGAGATGACCCGGAAGCAATTAGAAACTCTCAGCCCTCCCATCATGAAGCAAATTCTACCACTAGTAGAACAGCTCCCTCCCCTGTACATGGACTTGGTAAAAGGAAGAGAAGATTTTATTCCAAAACCAGAAGAAACAAGACGCCTT ATAAGATCCTACTACGGAATCTCAAGGAATCTGTTGATAAAATTCGAGGATGATTCAATAGATGAAACATCAATCCTAGCTCAGGTGCTTGGCGTGGAATCATCCATAAGCTCAAAGCTAGACATGTCTATCCGTACACTTCCAGGGGATCACGGTCTTCCTCTGCAACAG GCTCTTCCAGATGTTCCACCAGCAATGGCTGATGCGGTGAACAGAGGAAGTGAGTTTTTGGCGAATATGGCTGTTGGGACACCGTGGGAGTCCGTGGCGAAAGAGGTTGGAGGTACGTTGGGAATGGACTCGAAGATTCTTAGTGCATACACGTCCAAAGATCTTGCCCAGCTCGTGGATGCAATCACATCTTGGATGGCGTCAAATATGGGTCCAAAACTTCTGAGATGA
- the LOC108854334 gene encoding adenylate kinase 2, chloroplastic yields the protein MAGYVNLYMSPHVTLCSPRASLFREPTKNLRRSPSIVAPRLQVMAADQTPLKIMISGAPASGKGTQCQLITQKYGLVHVSAGDLLRAEIVSGSENGRLAKEYMEKGQLVPVEIVGMMVKDRLSQTDSEQNGWLLDGYPRSSSQATALQGFGFHPDLFILLEVPEDILVERVVGRRLDPLTGKIYHLKYSPPETEEIAARLTQRFDDTEEKVKLRLKTHNQNVSDVLSMYDDITIKIKGNRPKEEVFTQIDTALSEMLQQRNTAPSSHF from the exons atggCGGGGTATGTGAACTTGTATATGTCTCCGCACGTGACTCTCTGCTCGCCACGTGCCTCTCTTTTCCGGGAACCAACCAAAAATCTCCGACGATCGCCGTCAATCGTCGCCCCCAGGCTTCAG gtTATGGCGGCGGACCAGACGCCTCTGAAAATAATGATATCAGGAGCTCCTGCTTCGGGTAAAGGTACACAATGCCAGCTCATCACTCAGAAA TATGGTTTGGTGCACGTCTCTGCTGGAGATTTGCTGAGAGCTGAAATCGTTTCTGGGAGTGAGAACGGAAGACTGGCAAAAGAATACATGGAGAAAGGGCAGTTAGTCCCTGTTGAAATAGTTgggatgatggtcaaagatcGTTTGTCACAGACGGATTCTGAGCAAAACGGATGGCTTTTAGATGGATATCCTAGAAGCTCCTCGCAGGCTACAGCTCTTCAGGGATTCGGATTCCACCCTGATCTTTTCATTCTCCTCGAA GTTCCTGAAGATATTCTAGTTGAAAGAGTCGTTGGGCGTAGACTAGATCCTCTCACGGGAAAAATCTACCACTTGAAGTATTCTCCTCCAGAGACAGAAGAGATCGCTGCTAGGCTCACCCAACGTTTTGATGATACCGAAGAGAAG GTAAAACTGCGGCTGAAGACTCATAACCAAAATGTGAGCGATGTGCTCTCTATGTACGACGACATAACTATAAAG ATAAAAGGAAACCGTCCCAAGGAAGAAGTGTTTACCCAGATTGACACAGCTCTTTCCGAAATGCTTCAACAGAGGAACACAGCTCCAAGTTCACATTTTTAA
- the LOC108854336 gene encoding uncharacterized protein LOC108854336, with product MHYAMNADSETEMMDTESGETFVLDKPANARDDFLSAARRLVDQGQPSQALQAVVMAMRTQGGDEAVLQILNRTRELYKRRIQETASVDQLASIFAECAITEAQPLGHEPASRDLFGTREGVTADARGISILEKTGRSQIMLDAFADGSSFICLQCGGLVSTHRRDEHYAYWCSNM from the exons atGCATTACGCCATGAACGCCGATTCCGAGACGGAGATGATGGACACCGAGTCCGGTGAGACTTTCGTCCTCGACAAACCCGCCAACGCCAGGGATGATTTCCTCTCAGCCGCTCGGAGGCTCGTCGATCAAGGCCAGCCATCTCAAGCTCTCCAAGCG GTAGTGATGGCAATGAGAACACAAGGAGGAGATGAGGCGGTACTTCAGATACTCAACCGTACCCGCGAACTTTACAAGCGCAGAATCCAAGAAACAGCTAGTGTGGATCAGCTGGCCTCTATTTTTGCAGAGTGCGCTATCACAGAAGCACAACCACTTGGGCACGAGCCAGCGTCAAGAGACTTATTTGGCACCAGAGAAGGAGTTACAGCGGATGCTCGTGGCATATCTATTCTGGAAAAAACCGGGAGGTCGCAGATCATGCTTGATGCCTTTGCTGATGGAAGCAGCTTTATTTGTTTGCAGTGCGGTGGTCTGGTGAGCACTCATAGGAGAGATGAACACTATGCGTACTGGTGTAGCAATATGTGA